In Populus nigra chromosome 10, ddPopNigr1.1, whole genome shotgun sequence, the following proteins share a genomic window:
- the LOC133705788 gene encoding glycine-rich cell wall structural protein 2-like: MASPRVLGTAFLVLLIVDIAFAARTLQSISGGGGGGQGGGGGGGSGSGLGSGYGSGSGSGSGEGYGAGGRGGGGGRGSGGGGGGGSGGGNGSGSGYGSGSGSGYGSGSGIGGGKGGGGSGGSGGGGGGGGGQGSGSGSGSGYGSGSGSGSGSGGGKGGKGGGGGGGGGGGGGGGSGSGSGSGYGSGSGYGSGYGGGKGAHTCVDIFCWRATATVHRKQKKKKEKKRALGAAERREKTTVALDGLLVVALASCGGAEGGKTGDEGGGG; the protein is encoded by the exons ATGGCAAGCCCAAGAGTGTTAGGGACTGCTTTCCTGGTCTTGCTTATTGTAGACATCGCCTTTGCTGCTAGGACACTGCAGTCAATtagtggaggtggaggtggagggcagggaggaggtggtggtggtggctcTGGATCAGGACTTGGGTCAGGTTACGGTTCTGGGTCTGGATCCGGGAGCGGTGAAGGATATGGTGCTGGTGGTCGTGGAGGAGGCGGGGGCAGGGGCAGTGGCGGGGGCGGAGGTGGTGGCAGCGGCGGAGGCAACGGGTCAGGTTCTGGCTATGGGTCTGGTAGCGGCTCAGGCTATGGTTCTGGTAGTGGGATAGGTGGTGGAAAAGGTGGCGGCGGCAGTGGCGGcagtggcggcggcggcggcggtggTGGAGGTCAAGGCTCTGGATCAGGAAGTGGGTCAGGCTATGGAAGTGGAAGTGGAAGTGGAAGCGGAAGCGGCGGTGGCAAGGGTgggaaaggaggaggaggaggaggaggaggtggtgggggTGGGGGAGGAGGATCTGGCTCAGGCTCAGGCTCAGGTTATGGAAGCGGGTCTGGTTATGGCTCTGGATATGGAGGAGGGAAAG GAGCTCACACATGCGTGGATATTTTCTGTTGGCGAGCAACTGCAACTGTGCAT AggaagcaaaagaagaagaaagaaaaaaaacgcgCGTTAGGGGCtgcagagaggagagaaaaaacaacGGTGGCTCTTGATGGTCTGCTGGTGGTTGCGCTGGCTTCCTGTGGTGGAGCTGAAGGTGGGAAGACCGGTGATGAGGGTGGTGGTGGCTGA
- the LOC133705789 gene encoding putative glycine-rich cell wall structural protein 1 gives MASPRALGTAFLILLIADIAFAARTLQSISGGGGGGQGGGGGGGSGSGLGSGYGSGSGSGSGEGYGAGGRGGGGGGGSGGGGGGGSGGGNGSGSGYGSGSGSGYGSGSGIGGGKVFMALKDGHRSPNLLSWKLLLNDDPNADAIMSSRIRPGIARRDLREDDIRVYELYTDSLIINKNQREGE, from the exons ATGGCAAGCCCAAGAGCGTTAGGGACTGCTTTCCTGATCTTGCTTATTGCAGACATCGCCTTCGCTGCTAGGACACTGCAGTCAATTAGTGGAGGCGGAGGTGGAGGGcagggaggaggtggtggtggtggatctGGATCAGGACTTGGGTCAGGTTATGGTTCTGGGTCTGGATCCGGGAGCGGTGAAGGATATGGTGCTGGTGGTCGTGGAGGAGGCGGGGGCGGGGGAAGTGGCGGAGGCGGAGGTGGTGGCAGCGGCGGAGGCAACGGGTCAGGTTCTGGCTATGGGTCTGGTAGCGGCTCAGGCTATGGTTCTGGTAGTGGGATAGGTGGCGGcaaag TCTTTATGGCTCTAAAAGATGGGCACAGGTCACCGAATTTACTTTCCTGGAAGTTACTGCTG AATGATGATCCAAATGCCGATGCCATCATGTCTTCAAGAATTCGTCCTGGGATTGCGAGAAGGGATTTGCGTGAGGATGATATCAGGGTGTACGAGCTTTATACGGATTCactaataattaataagaaCCAAAGGGAAGGAGAATGA